A single genomic interval of Streptomyces sp. NBC_00663 harbors:
- a CDS encoding AzlC family ABC transporter permease gives MRTAERTPQRGLVRDASLVWLASGVVGVSFGAIAVAGGLPVWVPVVMSLVVYAGSAQFSAVGVLLAGGGPLAAAATGLLLNTRTAAYSLAVAETLGRGRWARLLGAHLVTDETVAFALAQSDPVRRRTAFWVSGLGLFAVWNTGVLVGALAGDAIGDTARYGLDAAFPAVLVALVLPALRADSAVRRSAALGACLALALTPVAPAGVPVLLALAGLLAFGKGRTA, from the coding sequence ATGCGTACGGCAGAGCGAACACCTCAACGCGGCCTGGTGCGGGACGCCTCCCTCGTCTGGCTGGCCAGCGGTGTCGTCGGTGTCTCCTTCGGCGCGATCGCGGTCGCCGGCGGCCTGCCCGTGTGGGTCCCCGTGGTGATGTCCCTGGTCGTCTACGCGGGCTCCGCCCAGTTCAGCGCGGTCGGCGTCCTCTTGGCGGGCGGCGGCCCGCTCGCCGCCGCGGCCACCGGCCTGCTCCTCAACACCCGCACGGCCGCCTACAGCCTCGCCGTCGCGGAAACCCTCGGCCGAGGCCGCTGGGCCCGGCTCCTGGGCGCCCACCTCGTCACCGACGAGACGGTCGCCTTCGCCCTGGCACAGTCCGATCCGGTACGGCGTCGTACGGCGTTCTGGGTCTCCGGGCTCGGGCTGTTCGCCGTATGGAACACCGGCGTCCTGGTCGGCGCCCTCGCCGGCGACGCGATCGGCGACACGGCCCGCTACGGCCTGGACGCGGCCTTCCCGGCGGTCCTGGTGGCGCTGGTCCTCCCGGCCCTGCGGGCGGATTCCGCCGTACGACGATCCGCGGCCCTCGGCGCCTGTCTGGCCCTCGCCCTCACACCCGTCGCCCCGGCGGGCGTGCCCGTGCTGCTGGCGCTGGCCGGACTCCTGGCCTTCGGAAAGGGGCGCACGGCATGA
- a CDS encoding LysR family transcriptional regulator — MTLDDLRVFVAVCRAGSLSAVARELGCTQSAVSQHVKRLERETGVALVERQPRGVVPTQAGRVLEAAAAEGISGLDLAVRQLRDLVDGASGFVRVATGATTVRHFMGDAVVEFRRRHPRVNLEFRTVSSGRGSFEALADGTLDLAWITLGPPVRGIEQRAVAELPWVLAVRADDPLAERERLGVAELADVRLIRLPPNSASAAQLDASCAESDVRLAYDTNVADWDTALLLAELGVGRAVVPELSGLAATGDRLRLIPLPDLRPLPVGWAVRRWDALSPAARAFADMVEKFRRTPGR, encoded by the coding sequence ATGACCCTTGATGACCTGCGGGTGTTCGTGGCGGTGTGCCGGGCCGGGAGTCTGAGCGCGGTGGCGCGGGAGCTCGGGTGCACACAGTCCGCGGTGAGCCAGCATGTGAAGCGGCTGGAACGGGAGACGGGGGTCGCGCTGGTGGAGCGGCAGCCGCGGGGCGTCGTACCGACGCAGGCGGGCCGGGTGTTGGAGGCGGCGGCAGCCGAGGGGATCTCCGGGCTCGACCTCGCCGTACGGCAGTTGCGGGATCTGGTCGACGGGGCGAGCGGGTTCGTGCGGGTGGCGACGGGCGCGACGACGGTCCGGCACTTCATGGGGGACGCGGTGGTGGAGTTCCGGCGCCGCCATCCGCGGGTCAACCTCGAGTTCCGGACCGTCAGTTCGGGACGCGGCAGCTTCGAGGCGCTGGCCGACGGGACGCTGGATCTGGCGTGGATCACGCTCGGGCCGCCGGTGCGGGGGATCGAGCAGCGTGCGGTGGCGGAGCTGCCGTGGGTGCTGGCGGTACGGGCGGACGATCCGCTGGCGGAGCGGGAGCGGCTGGGAGTCGCCGAGCTGGCGGACGTACGGCTGATCCGACTGCCTCCCAACTCCGCCTCGGCCGCCCAACTGGACGCCTCATGCGCGGAGTCGGATGTGCGGCTTGCCTACGACACCAACGTGGCCGACTGGGACACGGCGTTGTTGCTGGCCGAGTTGGGGGTGGGGCGGGCGGTCGTTCCGGAGCTGTCGGGGCTGGCCGCTACGGGGGACCGCCTTCGCCTGATCCCCTTGCCGGATCTGCGCCCGCTCCCCGTGGGGTGGGCCGTACGGCGGTGGGACGCGCTCAGTCCGGCGGCCCGGGCGTTCGCGGACATGGTGGAGAAGTTCCGTCGGACACCCGGGCGGTAG
- a CDS encoding cold-shock protein, producing the protein MATGTVKWFNAEKGFGFIAQEGGGPDVFVHYSAINANGFRSLEENQQVSFDVTQGPKGPQAENVTPV; encoded by the coding sequence ATGGCTACCGGAACCGTGAAGTGGTTCAACGCCGAAAAGGGCTTTGGCTTCATTGCCCAGGAGGGTGGCGGCCCGGACGTGTTCGTCCACTACTCCGCCATCAACGCGAACGGCTTCCGTTCGCTGGAGGAGAACCAGCAGGTCTCCTTCGACGTGACCCAGGGCCCGAAGGGCCCGCAGGCGGAGAACGTCACCCCCGTCTGA
- a CDS encoding class I SAM-dependent methyltransferase, whose translation MTDSDFLTRTRVFYDTVAEDYAERFRDPFADAPVERAIFALFAELVGAGGAVADLGCGPGRATARLRSLGLDVFGVDLSEGMLAIARRENPDLLFVRGSILELDVADGALAGGVSWYSSIHTPVEELPALFREFRRVLVPGGHLLIGFQVGDEPKRHDKPFGHDVILDFQRRQPEFIGGLLEAAGFEVVSRTVRAAQGTEVTPQAFLIARVPGAAV comes from the coding sequence ATGACCGACTCCGATTTCCTGACCCGTACCCGGGTGTTCTACGACACCGTCGCCGAGGACTACGCCGAGCGGTTCCGTGATCCGTTCGCGGACGCGCCGGTGGAGCGGGCGATCTTCGCCCTGTTCGCCGAACTCGTCGGCGCCGGTGGTGCGGTGGCGGACCTCGGGTGCGGGCCCGGCCGGGCGACTGCCCGTCTCCGGTCGCTGGGGCTGGACGTGTTCGGGGTCGATCTCTCAGAGGGGATGCTCGCCATCGCGCGGCGGGAGAATCCGGACCTGCTGTTCGTGCGGGGGTCGATCCTGGAGCTGGACGTGGCGGACGGGGCGCTCGCCGGAGGGGTGTCCTGGTACTCCTCCATCCACACCCCTGTGGAGGAACTGCCCGCGCTCTTCCGGGAGTTCCGGCGGGTGCTGGTGCCGGGCGGCCATCTGCTCATCGGCTTCCAGGTCGGCGACGAGCCGAAGCGCCACGACAAGCCCTTCGGGCACGACGTGATCCTCGACTTCCAGCGGCGGCAGCCCGAGTTCATCGGCGGCCTGCTGGAGGCCGCCGGGTTCGAGGTCGTGTCCCGGACGGTACGGGCGGCGCAGGGCACGGAGGTGACCCCGCAGGCGTTCCTGATCGCCCGCGTGCCGGGGGCCGCTGTCTAG
- a CDS encoding DUF6817 domain-containing protein, protein MAYDELFGQADALLRELGAEHAAHPGGTLLAHLHRVRIRLATWNARPALQLAGLCHAFYGTDGFPHPLLPLDRRTDLVAAIGEEAESIVYFYASCDREATYPTLAAPFRDRFTGRTHTPTPALRQDFADLTAANELDLAAEDPAFLDRHGPALLGLFTRFRPLLSEPAWRDCVSVLVSSTHQHGS, encoded by the coding sequence ATGGCGTACGACGAGCTGTTCGGCCAAGCAGACGCACTTCTCCGAGAGTTGGGCGCCGAACACGCCGCGCACCCCGGCGGGACCCTCCTCGCCCACCTCCACCGCGTACGCATCCGCCTCGCCACCTGGAACGCCCGCCCCGCTCTCCAGCTCGCCGGCCTCTGCCACGCCTTCTACGGCACCGACGGCTTCCCCCACCCCCTGCTCCCGCTCGATCGCCGCACCGACCTCGTCGCAGCCATCGGCGAAGAGGCCGAGTCGATCGTGTACTTCTACGCGAGCTGCGACCGCGAGGCGACCTACCCGACCCTCGCCGCCCCCTTCCGTGACCGCTTCACCGGCCGAACGCATACCCCCACCCCGGCTCTCCGCCAGGACTTCGCCGACCTCACCGCCGCCAACGAACTCGACCTCGCCGCCGAGGACCCCGCCTTCCTCGACCGCCACGGCCCGGCTCTCCTCGGCCTGTTCACCCGCTTCCGCCCCCTGCTGAGCGAACCGGCTTGGCGGGACTGCGTATCGGTCCTGGTGTCGTCAACTCATCAGCACGGTTCTTGA
- the kstD gene encoding 3-oxosteroid 1-dehydrogenase produces the protein MNPTRRQVIGTSAAAGLALAASGVPQSADAADVPLLGTYDVVVIGSGAAGMTAALTAAKQGLSCVVLEKAPTFGGSAARSGAGIWIPNNPVILAAGVPDTPAKAAAYLAAVVGADVPAARQKAFLAHGPAMISFVMANSPLRFRWMEGYSDYYPELPGGLPNGRSIEPDYLDGNVLGAELAHLNPSYMEVPDGMVVFSADYKWLTLAAVSAKGLAVATECLARGTKALTLGQKPLTMGQSLAGGLRKGLLDAGVPVRLNTPLTDLLVESGTVTGAVTPAGLYRARRAVVVGSGGFEHNLAMRTQYQRQPIGTDWTVGAKENTGDGIRAGQRAGGALALMEDAWWGPAIPLPGQPYFCLAERTLPGGLMVNAAGGRFVNEAAPYSDVVHIMYDRNPADPDIPAWLIVDQNYRNRYLFKDVSPTLAFPDNWYSSGAAYKAWTVDALATAIGVAPAALRTTVSRFNSLALQGKDTDQHRGDSAYDHYYTDPSVLPNSCLAPLWLPPYYAFRIVPGDLGTKGGLVTDARARVLRGDGTIVPGLYAAGNASAAVMGHSYAGAGSTIGPAMTFGYIAAKDIAGTL, from the coding sequence ATGAACCCGACCCGAAGACAAGTAATCGGCACCTCGGCCGCCGCCGGGCTCGCTCTCGCCGCGTCAGGCGTCCCTCAGTCCGCCGACGCCGCCGACGTCCCTCTCCTCGGCACCTACGACGTCGTCGTCATCGGCTCCGGCGCGGCCGGGATGACCGCCGCGCTCACTGCCGCGAAACAGGGGCTGAGCTGCGTCGTTCTCGAAAAGGCGCCCACCTTCGGCGGCTCCGCCGCCCGCTCCGGTGCCGGGATCTGGATCCCCAACAACCCGGTGATCCTCGCGGCCGGCGTCCCGGACACGCCCGCCAAGGCCGCCGCCTATCTCGCCGCCGTCGTCGGGGCCGACGTCCCCGCCGCCCGGCAAAAGGCGTTCCTCGCCCACGGCCCCGCCATGATCTCCTTCGTCATGGCCAACAGCCCGCTCCGCTTCCGCTGGATGGAGGGGTACAGCGACTACTACCCCGAACTGCCGGGCGGCCTTCCCAACGGGCGCTCCATCGAGCCCGACTACCTCGACGGCAACGTCCTCGGCGCCGAACTCGCCCATCTGAACCCGTCGTACATGGAAGTCCCGGACGGAATGGTGGTGTTCTCCGCCGACTACAAGTGGCTCACCCTGGCCGCGGTGAGCGCCAAGGGGCTCGCCGTGGCGACCGAGTGTCTGGCGCGGGGGACGAAGGCCCTCACGCTCGGCCAGAAGCCGCTCACCATGGGGCAGTCGCTCGCGGGTGGGCTGAGGAAGGGGCTGCTGGACGCGGGCGTCCCGGTCAGGCTCAACACTCCCCTCACCGATCTCCTCGTCGAGAGCGGCACCGTCACCGGGGCCGTCACCCCCGCCGGTCTCTACCGCGCCCGGCGCGCCGTCGTCGTGGGCTCCGGGGGCTTCGAGCACAACCTCGCCATGCGCACGCAGTACCAGCGGCAGCCCATCGGGACGGACTGGACCGTGGGCGCGAAGGAGAACACGGGCGACGGCATCCGCGCCGGACAGCGGGCCGGCGGCGCCCTGGCCCTCATGGAGGACGCCTGGTGGGGACCCGCGATCCCGCTCCCCGGCCAGCCCTACTTCTGCCTCGCCGAGCGCACCCTGCCGGGCGGCCTCATGGTCAACGCGGCGGGCGGACGGTTCGTGAACGAGGCCGCCCCCTACAGCGACGTCGTCCACATCATGTACGACCGCAACCCCGCCGACCCCGACATCCCGGCCTGGCTGATCGTCGACCAGAACTACCGCAACCGGTACCTGTTCAAGGACGTCAGCCCCACCCTCGCCTTCCCCGACAACTGGTACAGCTCGGGGGCGGCCTACAAGGCCTGGACCGTCGACGCCCTCGCCACCGCGATCGGCGTGGCACCCGCGGCCCTGCGCACGACGGTCTCCCGCTTCAACTCCCTCGCCCTGCAAGGCAAGGACACCGACCAGCACCGCGGCGACAGCGCCTACGACCACTACTACACGGACCCCTCCGTCCTCCCCAACTCCTGCCTCGCGCCCCTGTGGCTGCCCCCGTACTACGCCTTCCGTATCGTCCCCGGCGACCTGGGCACCAAGGGCGGCCTCGTCACCGACGCCCGCGCGCGCGTCCTGCGCGGCGACGGCACGATCGTCCCCGGCCTGTACGCCGCCGGCAACGCCAGCGCCGCCGTCATGGGGCACAGCTACGCGGGCGCGGGCTCGACCATCGGACCGGCGATGACCTTCGGCTACATCGCGGCGAAGGACATCGCGGGCACCCTCTAG
- a CDS encoding menaquinone biosynthetic enzyme MqnA/MqnD family protein, whose protein sequence is MDNYRTRPRVGHIQFLNCLPLYWGLARTGTLLDFELTKDTPEKLSEKLVQGDLDIGPITLVEFLRNADDLVAFPDIAVGCDGPVMSCVIVSQAPLDELDGARVALGSTSRTSVRLAQLLLSERYGVQPDYYTCPPDLSLMMQEAEAAVLIGDAALRANLLDGPKYGLEVHDLGALWKEWTGLPFVFAVWAARRDYLEREPVITRRVHEAFLASRNLSLDEVGKVAEQAARWESFDEQVLEQYFTTLDFRFGGPQLEAVAEFARRVGPTTGFPADVKVELLQP, encoded by the coding sequence GTGGACAATTACCGCACCCGGCCGCGCGTCGGCCACATCCAGTTCCTGAACTGCCTGCCCCTGTACTGGGGGCTCGCGAGAACGGGCACGCTCCTCGACTTCGAGCTCACGAAGGACACCCCGGAGAAGCTCAGCGAGAAGCTCGTGCAGGGCGACCTCGACATCGGCCCCATCACCCTCGTCGAGTTCCTGCGCAACGCCGACGACCTCGTCGCCTTCCCCGACATCGCGGTCGGCTGCGACGGCCCGGTGATGTCCTGCGTGATCGTCTCGCAGGCCCCGCTGGACGAGCTGGACGGCGCGCGCGTCGCCCTCGGCTCGACCTCTCGAACGTCTGTACGCCTCGCGCAGCTTCTGCTGTCCGAGCGGTACGGCGTCCAGCCCGACTACTACACCTGCCCGCCCGACCTCAGCCTGATGATGCAGGAGGCGGAGGCGGCGGTGCTCATCGGCGACGCGGCGCTGCGGGCCAACCTGCTCGACGGGCCGAAGTACGGCCTGGAGGTCCACGACCTCGGCGCGCTGTGGAAGGAGTGGACCGGCCTGCCCTTCGTCTTCGCCGTCTGGGCGGCCCGCCGGGACTACCTGGAGCGCGAGCCGGTGATCACCCGCCGGGTCCACGAGGCCTTCCTCGCCTCCCGGAACCTCTCCCTCGACGAGGTCGGCAAGGTCGCCGAGCAGGCCGCCCGCTGGGAGTCCTTCGACGAGCAGGTCCTGGAGCAGTACTTCACCACCCTCGACTTCCGGTTCGGCGGCCCGCAGCTGGAGGCGGTCGCGGAGTTCGCCCGCCGGGTCGGGCCGACGACGGGATTCCCGGCGGACGTGAAGGTGGAACTGCTTCAGCCGTAA
- a CDS encoding FG-GAP and VCBS repeat-containing protein — protein MFTRTTLRPALASATAVALAAGGLLTLSVGTATAATPAKYADDFNGDGYRDFVTGDLSGGVVVTYGTATGPGTTTKTFTQASAGIPGTPGDAGGYVDAFGDDMAAADLNRDGYADLAVADFTEKVGTKTSAGAVTILWGAKSGLSGTGAVRLKVTAHAGYGFGKQIETGDFNGDGKADLAVANGIDTVYVYRGGFAKSGSTGSVTKHVAGDILEPTGLVAGKVTKDKATDLFLLGQGYHDDKMTQDAWFLRGGSTIKPGKRTIVNSSKPDYSPTGVVADFDKDGYGDLAVSDTRYNNRAGSVVVWRGGSTGPATKYRVSQSTSGVATAATKNDSFGESLSAGDTNGDGYPDLAVGVPEETVSSQDNAGGVHILRGSRSGLTGTNSQWFTRASAGVPGSPSEYGSFGQDVRLRDIDRDGDKDLLVSSNYYDPSVFLPGTGSGVTGTGSKELPVVAAFPQ, from the coding sequence ATGTTCACGCGCACCACCCTCCGCCCGGCCCTCGCCTCGGCCACGGCCGTCGCCCTGGCGGCCGGCGGGCTGCTCACCCTCTCCGTGGGCACCGCGACCGCCGCCACCCCGGCAAAGTACGCCGACGACTTCAACGGCGACGGTTACCGCGACTTCGTGACCGGCGACCTCAGCGGCGGGGTCGTCGTGACGTACGGGACGGCAACCGGTCCCGGCACCACCACCAAGACCTTCACGCAGGCCAGCGCGGGTATCCCGGGCACGCCCGGTGACGCGGGCGGTTACGTCGACGCCTTCGGTGACGACATGGCCGCCGCCGACCTCAACCGTGACGGCTACGCCGACCTCGCGGTCGCCGACTTCACCGAGAAGGTCGGTACCAAGACGAGCGCGGGTGCGGTCACGATCCTGTGGGGTGCGAAGTCCGGCCTCTCCGGCACCGGCGCGGTCCGTCTCAAGGTCACCGCCCACGCCGGTTACGGCTTCGGCAAGCAGATCGAGACCGGTGACTTCAACGGTGACGGGAAGGCCGACCTGGCGGTCGCCAACGGCATCGACACGGTGTACGTCTACCGCGGCGGCTTCGCCAAGTCCGGCAGCACCGGCTCGGTCACCAAGCATGTCGCCGGCGACATCCTCGAACCCACCGGCCTGGTCGCCGGCAAGGTCACCAAGGACAAGGCCACCGACCTGTTCCTGCTCGGCCAGGGCTACCACGACGACAAGATGACCCAGGACGCCTGGTTCCTGCGCGGCGGCTCCACGATCAAGCCGGGCAAGCGGACGATCGTCAACAGCTCCAAGCCCGACTACAGCCCGACCGGTGTCGTCGCTGACTTCGACAAGGACGGCTACGGGGACCTTGCGGTCAGCGACACCCGGTACAACAATCGCGCCGGTTCGGTGGTCGTGTGGCGTGGTGGCAGCACCGGGCCGGCCACGAAGTACCGCGTCTCGCAGTCCACTTCGGGAGTGGCCACGGCCGCCACGAAGAACGACAGCTTCGGCGAGAGCCTCTCCGCCGGCGACACCAACGGCGACGGCTACCCGGACCTGGCGGTCGGCGTACCCGAGGAGACGGTCAGCTCTCAGGACAACGCGGGCGGCGTGCACATCCTGCGCGGCTCCAGGTCCGGTCTCACGGGCACGAACTCGCAGTGGTTCACCCGCGCGAGCGCCGGTGTCCCCGGAAGCCCGAGCGAGTACGGCAGCTTCGGCCAGGACGTCCGCCTGCGCGACATCGACCGCGACGGCGACAAGGATCTGCTGGTGTCGAGCAACTACTACGACCCGAGCGTGTTCCTGCCCGGTACAGGTTCCGGCGTCACGGGCACCGGCTCCAAGGAACTGCCCGTGGTGGCCGCGTTCCCGCAGTAG
- a CDS encoding helix-turn-helix domain-containing protein, translating to MPDSRLPLEWIAASLRRERTRTGLSLSELAKRAGIAKSTLSQLEAGGGNPSVETLWALAVALGVPFSALVEPPAPPVQVIRAGQGPSVASEQANYVGTLLSSSPPGARRDIYRISAEPGAARTSEPHIPGTYEHLIVSTGKVRAGPVGEEVELAPGDYMAYRGDVPHSYEALAPGTTFVLVMQHI from the coding sequence ATGCCCGACAGTCGTCTTCCGCTGGAGTGGATCGCCGCCTCGCTGCGTCGCGAGCGCACACGTACGGGGTTGTCGCTCTCGGAGCTCGCCAAGCGGGCCGGGATCGCGAAGTCCACGCTGTCCCAGCTGGAGGCGGGCGGCGGGAATCCGAGCGTGGAGACGCTGTGGGCGCTGGCGGTGGCGCTGGGGGTGCCGTTCAGCGCGCTGGTGGAGCCGCCGGCGCCGCCCGTGCAGGTGATCAGGGCGGGGCAGGGGCCCTCGGTGGCGTCCGAGCAGGCGAACTACGTCGGCACGCTGCTGTCCTCCAGCCCGCCCGGGGCGCGGCGGGACATCTACCGCATCAGTGCGGAACCGGGCGCGGCCCGGACATCGGAGCCGCACATTCCGGGCACGTACGAGCATCTGATCGTGAGCACGGGGAAGGTCAGGGCGGGGCCGGTGGGCGAGGAGGTCGAGCTGGCGCCGGGGGACTACATGGCGTATCGCGGCGATGTGCCGCATTCGTACGAGGCGCTCGCCCCCGGGACGACGTTCGTGCTGGTCATGCAGCACATCTAG
- a CDS encoding ATP-binding protein has translation MNTEISTRLSATPRGARLARRLTAHQLDTWGHPYDSEVNHTAQQVVAELAANAVTHGRVPGRDFELRLRLTPEDTVRIEVSDARHDRRLRYVTDPDATNGRGLILVSLLAQAWGVTERTVGKTVWAELPLKEPGSPATTITRRRESPSHQT, from the coding sequence GTGAACACCGAAATCTCCACCCGCCTCAGCGCCACGCCTCGCGGCGCCCGCCTGGCCCGACGCCTGACCGCGCACCAGCTGGACACCTGGGGCCACCCCTACGACAGCGAGGTCAACCACACCGCCCAACAGGTCGTCGCCGAACTCGCCGCCAACGCCGTCACCCATGGCAGAGTCCCCGGCCGCGACTTCGAACTCCGCCTCAGGCTCACTCCCGAGGACACGGTCCGTATCGAGGTGAGCGACGCCCGCCACGACCGCCGACTCCGTTACGTCACCGACCCGGACGCCACCAACGGCCGCGGCCTGATCCTCGTATCACTGCTCGCGCAGGCCTGGGGCGTCACGGAGCGCACTGTCGGCAAGACCGTCTGGGCCGAACTCCCCCTCAAGGAACCCGGGTCACCTGCCACAACCATCACCCGCCGCCGTGAGTCTCCCAGCCACCAGACTTAG
- a CDS encoding AzlD domain-containing protein, whose protein sequence is MSATVAMILALSVGTYAFRLVGPALHGRVELSARVQELLSAGAVVLLAALLVTGALTEGGGFAGWARPAGVLVAGVLAWRRAPFVVVVLGAAGTAAVLRAVGVA, encoded by the coding sequence ATGAGCGCGACCGTCGCCATGATCCTGGCGCTGTCGGTGGGGACGTACGCCTTCCGGCTGGTGGGGCCCGCGCTGCACGGACGGGTCGAACTGTCGGCGCGGGTCCAGGAGTTGCTGTCGGCGGGCGCGGTCGTCCTGCTGGCCGCCCTGCTCGTGACCGGGGCGCTGACCGAGGGCGGCGGGTTCGCGGGGTGGGCGCGGCCTGCGGGAGTGCTGGTGGCGGGTGTGCTGGCCTGGCGCCGGGCGCCGTTCGTGGTGGTGGTGCTGGGGGCGGCCGGGACGGCGGCGGTGCTGCGGGCGGTGGGGGTGGCGTAG